The DNA window TATTTTTGCGCCCGAAGTCTACAATCACACCTACACCTGGTAGGTATACGAAGTGCGAGGTGAAACCGAGCATTTGGGCAGAGCGAAGTGCAGCCGTATGTCCGCTATTAGGCGATGTTGCTCTTTAGCATTAATCTTTCCATCTTTCTTTCATAGTTCGCCCAATTCTTTGTGCCTCATACTCGCTTCTTGAATTTGAGATAAAGCATGTTCTTCACCTCTCACCTATAGGTTTTGAGTTAGCAATGTCGCCTAACTTGTTTTCCACGAAATTTTTATTCGCATAATCTTCCGAATGGGGACTAAAGCGAAATTTTATAAAGCTAAATTTCATACTGTTTTGTACAAGTTTGAATATTAAAAAGCTTACGCCACAAGAGCAATACGAGTTAATAGACAAGCTTATAGAGGAAATAGTAACTGAGAAAATATTTTTATCAAACAGACAGAGCATACATTTCAATTGTTAAAAGATTTTAAAATCCGGTAAAGCACCGAGAGAGTTTTTACATTCTTACTCAAACAAAAGCAAGTCAACGATGAGAAGCGTTTATTTTGCTTTAGATTTTTCTATGAAAACGCACTTAATTAAAAATTCGATGAGAAATTATCCTTAGCTAAGAGGGATTTAAAACTGTCTGTGATGTTAAGTAGAGAGATGATAAATAAAATGATCGAAGTATCCACAAAAATAAAACACAAACTTGTTTTGATGTTTCCTTATTATGATGTCCTACTGTTGAATAAAGTTAGAAATTTGAGGTGCGAGCATTTCCTTAACAATTTCCAACAACACAACCGCACTGTTGCATTTCGTACCTCTGGCTGAATAAAGCAGAGTTGTCCTCTTCTGTTCTTTAATTATTTCAATTAGCTTCTCCAAACTCTCTTTATTTCTCTCCAACTCCTCTCTGTATCTTTTTCTGACTCCTCCCATTTGGCAAGATCGTTGGGAAACCACTTTCTTCTCCTTAAACATTTCCAGAACTGGACAACATTTTTATAGCGAATCCGCTAACAACTCCTGATCACGCTAATGGAGGAGAGAAGATGAAGTCGATGTACGCTTTCATAAGAGAGGCTTGGAAGAAACCCTGGGATGGCTACGTAGGAAAGCTGATGTGGGAAAGATTGCAGAAGTGGAGAAGAGAGCCGGCGGTGGTAAGAATAGAGAGACCAACGAGATTGGACAGGGCAAGAGCCTTGGGATACAAAGCGAAGAAGGGAGTAATCGTCGTTAGAGTTAGAATCAGGAGAGGTGGAAGAAGAGCTACGAGACCCAACAAGGGAAGAAAGACGAAGAACCTAATGGTAAACAGGAAAACTCCGAAGAAGAGCTTGCAGTGGATAGCCGAAGAGAGAGCTGCGAGGAAGTTCCCGAACTGTGAAGTTGTCAATTCCTACTGGGTAGGAGAGGACGGAAGATACAAGTGGTTCGAGGTAATATTGGTCGACAGAAGTCATCCAGCGATTCTTTCAGACCCAGAGCTTTCCAGAATAGCTAAGCAAAGAGGAAGAGTCTTCCGCGGACTGACTTCAGCAGGAAGAAAATCGAGAGGACTTAGGAGGAAGGGAAGGGGAGCTGAGAAGGTAAGACCGAGCCTCAGGGCAAACTTCAGAAAGGAGAAGGATGAGTAAGCGAAGTTGGAAAGTTGAGAGAATTACAGTCTCGGCGATAGTCCATTCAACCGAAGATAAGGAAAAGGTTGGCGAAGCTATTTCCACCCTTTTTCCCTTCGAATTCGAAATTTTTGTTTCGGAAGCTAAGGGGCATTACGGAAATCCGATAAAGTTTTTGGAAGTTCCCATAGAAGATAAGAGGAAGATAAAAGAGTTCTGGAACTATTTTATTGAAAAGCTCGAAGATCGGGATTTGCTTTTAAACTTGGTTGAGGACATCGTCGACGAATTCGGGGTTTTGCACATAAGGGTTGACAAGCAAAAAGCCTATCAGGGGAGGCTCGAATTGTCCTACGGAGGGGACTGCATAGCTGTAAAGGTTAAGTTGGTCACTTATCCATCGAAAAGAGAGAAGTTCATAGCCGCTGCGAAAGAACTAATAGAAAAGGGGCTATGATGGATTTTCTCAGATTCGAGCCGGAGTACTTGCTCGAAGGCTTTGACGACTGCGTAGTTTTCGGGGAAACCGAAAAGTACATTCAGGGCTGTATGATCTACGCCACTTCAACCAAAGAGCTCGTTTCGAAGCTGAGAAAGTATTCCGGATTTATTGGAGTTCTCAGCCCGAAGGTTGAGGTAAACAGGCTGGCTGTGATGAGAAAAAAAGTGTTCGTTCTTCTGGATTCAGTTGAGAGGGAGCTGGATTATACGACCGTGAAGCTTGCGGCAGAGAAGGATGTTGCGATAGAGGTTTGCTTCGCTAAGTATTTGAAAGTGTCCGGAGTTAAAAGAAGCCAGCTCTTCGAGAGGGACAGAATTCTTTTTAAAATCGTCGAAAAGTTTGACGCTCCCTTCGTTCTCACGAGCGGAGCTGAAAACTTCTACGAGATGAGGACAAAAAAACAGATATACGACTTCTTCCAAACCCTCGGAGCAAATGTCAAAAGAGCTGAAGAGTGGATGAAGAGGTTTGAAAGAATTTTAAAGGACGAAAAGTTCATAATGGACGGGTTTGAGGAGTTATGAAAGGCTTACCTCCAGCTTTAAAGGAAAAAAAAGATATATCGCTTTGGAATTTATCGGCGATAGAGAAATAAGCAGAGAGGAGATTTATGAGAAGCTGAAAGAACAGCTTCTCGAACTTTACGGCGAGTTTGGTTACGCTGACTTCAGGATAATTCAGTTTAGAGATAACAAGGGAATTATCTCCGTGAAGCTTAGGGACTTGGAAAAAACTAAAAATGCAATCACGCTGATAAGTGATGTTAATGGAACGAAAGTTGTTCCCGTAATATTGGGAGTTAGCGGGACGATAAGATCCTGCAGAAGGAAGTACTTAGGAGGTGATTGAATGCATCTTCCGCAGATGGGATACGATAGAGCCATAACCGTATTCAGCCCGGACGGAAGACTGTTTCAGGTTGAATACGCAAGAGAGGCTGTTAAGAGAGGAGCAACAGCAATAGGTGTGAAAACGAAGGAAGGAGTCGTGCTTTTGGCAGACAGAAGGGTTGCGAGCAGGTTGCTCGAAGCGGACACTATAGAGAAGATATACAAGATAGACGAGCACATCTGTGCCGCAACTTCCGGCTTGGTGGCTGATGCGAGAGTTCTGATAGACAGAGCAAGGCTCGAAGCCCAGATAAACAGGCTGACCTATGATGAGCCGATAAGCGTTAAGGAGCTTGCCAAAAGGATCTGCGACTTCAAGCAGCAGTACACCCAGTACGGAGGAGTGAGACCTTTCGGTGTTTCCTTACTCTTAGCCGGAGTAGACGAGAAGCCGAGGCTGTACGAGACCGATCCGAGCGGAGCGATGCTCGAATACAAAGCTACCGCCATAGGCTCGGAAAGAAACGTTGTAATGGAGTACTTCGAGAAGGAATACAGGGAAGACCTGACGCTGGATGAAGCTATAATTCACGGGCTAATAGC is part of the Ferroglobus placidus DSM 10642 genome and encodes:
- the psmA gene encoding archaeal proteasome endopeptidase complex subunit alpha, encoding MHLPQMGYDRAITVFSPDGRLFQVEYAREAVKRGATAIGVKTKEGVVLLADRRVASRLLEADTIEKIYKIDEHICAATSGLVADARVLIDRARLEAQINRLTYDEPISVKELAKRICDFKQQYTQYGGVRPFGVSLLLAGVDEKPRLYETDPSGAMLEYKATAIGSERNVVMEYFEKEYREDLTLDEAIIHGLIAMKKAIEADLMPEGIEIGIVRVEDKKFRELSVEEIAEYIKKANEASQ
- a CDS encoding DUF488 family protein, N3 subclade, giving the protein MGGVRKRYREELERNKESLEKLIEIIKEQKRTTLLYSARGTKCNSAVVLLEIVKEMLAPQISNFIQQ
- a CDS encoding RNA-binding domain-containing protein, translated to MSKRSWKVERITVSAIVHSTEDKEKVGEAISTLFPFEFEIFVSEAKGHYGNPIKFLEVPIEDKRKIKEFWNYFIEKLEDRDLLLNLVEDIVDEFGVLHIRVDKQKAYQGRLELSYGGDCIAVKVKLVTYPSKREKFIAAAKELIEKGL
- a CDS encoding 50S ribosomal protein L15e, with translation MKSMYAFIREAWKKPWDGYVGKLMWERLQKWRREPAVVRIERPTRLDRARALGYKAKKGVIVVRVRIRRGGRRATRPNKGRKTKNLMVNRKTPKKSLQWIAEERAARKFPNCEVVNSYWVGEDGRYKWFEVILVDRSHPAILSDPELSRIAKQRGRVFRGLTSAGRKSRGLRRKGRGAEKVRPSLRANFRKEKDE
- a CDS encoding Rpp14/Pop5 family protein, with the translated sequence MRSYERLTSSFKGKKRYIALEFIGDREISREEIYEKLKEQLLELYGEFGYADFRIIQFRDNKGIISVKLRDLEKTKNAITLISDVNGTKVVPVILGVSGTIRSCRRKYLGGD
- a CDS encoding RNase P subunit p30 family protein, which encodes MMDFLRFEPEYLLEGFDDCVVFGETEKYIQGCMIYATSTKELVSKLRKYSGFIGVLSPKVEVNRLAVMRKKVFVLLDSVERELDYTTVKLAAEKDVAIEVCFAKYLKVSGVKRSQLFERDRILFKIVEKFDAPFVLTSGAENFYEMRTKKQIYDFFQTLGANVKRAEEWMKRFERILKDEKFIMDGFEEL